Proteins encoded together in one Salinibacter grassmerensis window:
- a CDS encoding helix-hairpin-helix domain-containing protein, which yields MSNDEVAQILQETADLLELTGGNPHRARAFSRAARSLQDLDAPAADCLRDDTLVEVSGIGDGMADHIAEVVHGGSFTLRDELRSAVPPGLMDVLQVNGLGTKRTRRLWTELNIESLDELEHAAETDRIASLDGFGAKTQQNILENVRQLRRYEAQWRLADAWTATHSFLQSLRALDAVDRAEPTGALRRRTETVERADVLVSTDTAPSVTDWLDPHLDDATSEDAVVTGHLDEGLPVAVHLTSSDEFGTAWWRTTGTPDHCAALTEHASSPAKHTDEKALYQAAGVAFVPPALREGHGEVQAAAGDDLPELLTTEALDGCLHNHSTYSDGAHTLREMAVAARDRGYSYFGICDHSQSLRIADGLSPEEVRDQRDAVGRLNDELADDETPFRIFHGIESDILRDGSLDYEQQILEAFDFVVGSVHTGFSMTEEEATERLVRAVGNPHTRILGHPTGRLLLGREGYPIDHERVIEACAEHNVALELNANPHRLDLDWRWVRHATDQGVLISINPDAHATSELDYVKWGVAVGRKGWLTPDQCLNAKSLDAFVQWLNDTRS from the coding sequence ATGAGCAACGACGAGGTTGCCCAGATTTTGCAGGAAACGGCCGACCTACTCGAACTCACGGGCGGGAACCCGCACCGGGCCCGGGCCTTCTCTCGGGCCGCCCGGTCGCTGCAGGACCTTGATGCCCCCGCCGCCGACTGTCTCCGGGACGACACCCTCGTCGAGGTATCGGGGATTGGGGATGGAATGGCCGACCACATCGCCGAGGTTGTCCACGGGGGCTCATTCACCCTCCGGGACGAACTGCGAAGTGCCGTTCCCCCGGGTCTCATGGACGTCTTGCAGGTGAACGGACTCGGGACGAAACGAACCCGCCGGCTCTGGACGGAGCTCAATATTGAATCGCTCGATGAGCTCGAGCACGCCGCGGAGACCGACCGCATCGCGAGCCTCGACGGCTTCGGCGCCAAGACACAACAGAACATTCTGGAGAACGTGCGCCAGCTCCGGCGCTATGAAGCGCAGTGGCGTCTCGCCGACGCCTGGACGGCAACCCACTCCTTTCTTCAGTCGCTCCGCGCTCTCGACGCAGTCGACCGGGCCGAACCCACCGGTGCCCTTCGGCGCCGCACCGAAACCGTGGAGCGGGCCGATGTCCTCGTGTCCACGGACACCGCACCGTCGGTTACAGACTGGCTCGACCCACACCTCGATGACGCTACCTCCGAGGACGCGGTGGTGACGGGCCACCTGGACGAGGGACTGCCCGTCGCAGTACACCTCACGTCATCGGACGAATTTGGAACGGCCTGGTGGCGCACCACCGGAACCCCCGATCACTGCGCTGCGCTGACCGAACACGCCAGCTCCCCGGCCAAACACACCGACGAGAAGGCCCTCTACCAGGCCGCCGGAGTGGCGTTCGTGCCGCCGGCCCTCCGCGAAGGCCACGGGGAAGTGCAGGCGGCGGCCGGCGACGACCTGCCGGAGCTTCTCACGACGGAGGCCCTCGACGGCTGTCTCCACAACCACTCGACCTACAGCGACGGCGCACACACGCTCCGCGAGATGGCGGTAGCGGCGCGGGACCGCGGCTACTCGTACTTTGGCATTTGCGACCACAGCCAGTCGCTCCGCATTGCCGACGGCCTGTCGCCCGAGGAGGTCCGCGACCAACGCGACGCGGTGGGCCGGCTGAACGACGAACTTGCGGACGACGAGACGCCCTTCCGCATTTTCCACGGCATCGAGAGCGACATTCTTCGAGACGGGTCACTCGACTACGAACAACAGATCCTCGAGGCCTTCGATTTCGTGGTGGGAAGCGTCCACACTGGCTTCAGCATGACGGAGGAGGAGGCCACCGAGCGCCTTGTCCGGGCCGTCGGCAACCCGCACACCCGCATCCTCGGCCACCCGACAGGCCGCCTCCTCCTCGGCCGGGAGGGCTACCCCATCGACCACGAACGTGTGATCGAGGCGTGCGCCGAGCACAACGTGGCGCTGGAGTTGAACGCCAACCCACACCGGCTCGACCTCGACTGGCGGTGGGTTCGACACGCCACCGATCAGGGGGTTCTGATCTCAATCAACCCGGATGCCCACGCGACCTCGGAGCTCGACTACGTGAAGTGGGGCGTGGCTGTGGGGCGGAAGGGCTGGCTGACGCCCGACCAGTGTCTCAACGCGAAGTCCCTGGATGCCTTTGTGCAGTGGCTCAATGACACTCGATCGTAG
- a CDS encoding MotA/TolQ/ExbB proton channel family protein: MVILDKLSVHLLLLLPQQSGGSGAINALVERFNEGGEWMWPVLICLIIGLAISFERIISLNRADINTQAFLQRVKEALDEGGIPAAEEECASTRGPVASVFQAGLLRADEGIDAVEEAVVSYGSIEMSFLERGLVWLSLFISVAPMLGFLGTVIGMIEAFDSIEQAGDISPRLVAGGIKIALLTTAFGLIVAVILQFFYNYAVSKIDRLVAEMEDASIELVDALVALERGESATAEKSIPESVGEREE, encoded by the coding sequence ATGGTCATCCTGGACAAGCTGTCGGTTCACCTTCTGCTCCTGTTGCCCCAACAGTCCGGTGGAAGCGGTGCCATCAACGCCCTCGTTGAACGCTTCAACGAGGGGGGCGAGTGGATGTGGCCCGTTCTCATTTGCCTTATTATTGGGCTCGCGATCTCATTTGAGCGCATCATTTCGCTGAACCGTGCCGACATCAACACGCAGGCGTTCCTGCAGCGCGTGAAGGAGGCCCTTGATGAGGGCGGAATTCCGGCGGCTGAGGAGGAGTGCGCCAGCACGCGAGGCCCCGTCGCGTCTGTCTTCCAGGCTGGACTGCTCCGGGCCGACGAGGGCATCGACGCTGTAGAGGAGGCGGTCGTCTCCTACGGGTCCATCGAGATGAGCTTCCTCGAGCGGGGACTCGTTTGGCTTTCGCTCTTCATTAGCGTTGCCCCGATGCTCGGCTTCCTCGGAACCGTCATCGGAATGATCGAAGCCTTCGACTCGATCGAGCAGGCCGGAGACATTTCCCCGCGGCTGGTGGCCGGAGGAATCAAGATTGCTCTCCTGACGACCGCCTTCGGGCTTATCGTGGCGGTCATCCTGCAGTTCTTCTACAACTACGCCGTGTCGAAGATCGACCGGCTGGTGGCCGAGATGGAAGACGCCTCCATCGAACTGGTCGACGCACTCGTGGCCCTGGAGCGGGGCGAGTCCGCCACGGCTGAGAAGTCAATTCCGGAGAGTGTTGGCGAACGAGAAGAGTAG
- a CDS encoding ExbD/TolR family protein, with protein MPGLLEKRRSDREEASIPTAGMADIAFLLLIFFLVTTTINVDTGIGMTLPPKLKPEQEPPPVKERNLMNVLVNASGDVLVDEERARVSEIRDRVKTHVLNYGQDASLSVSPDDAVISIKTDAATPYNTYIEVLDEVWMSYREIWDQIARTNRLPGPDGGSAGLEQTYSSYREYYNQLGPDEDNQIRDTFGAQISIAEPDSGE; from the coding sequence ATGCCTGGACTGCTGGAGAAGCGGCGCAGCGACCGAGAAGAAGCGTCAATCCCGACCGCGGGAATGGCGGACATTGCCTTCCTGCTCCTCATTTTCTTCCTGGTGACCACGACGATTAACGTCGACACCGGAATCGGCATGACCCTGCCGCCGAAGCTGAAACCAGAGCAGGAGCCTCCTCCGGTGAAGGAGCGCAACCTTATGAACGTGCTGGTCAACGCCTCGGGGGACGTGCTGGTCGACGAAGAGCGGGCCCGGGTGTCCGAGATCCGTGACCGCGTCAAGACCCACGTGCTGAACTACGGACAAGACGCGAGCCTGTCCGTAAGCCCGGACGACGCGGTGATCTCGATCAAGACCGACGCCGCGACGCCCTACAACACGTATATCGAGGTTCTAGATGAGGTGTGGATGTCGTACCGCGAGATCTGGGACCAAATTGCCCGGACCAACCGGCTTCCGGGCCCGGACGGCGGATCGGCGGGACTCGAGCAGACCTATTCCAGCTACCGGGAATACTACAACCAGCTCGGTCCGGACGAGGATAACCAGATTCGGGACACCTTTGGTGCTCAAATTTCGATTGCCGAGCCCGACTCCGGCGAGTAG
- a CDS encoding ExbD/TolR family protein has product MASQKFQRGSSSTEPEFTTASLPDIVFMLLIFFMVATVLRETDIKVRTQLPQAEALTKIDQKRLISKVHIGPLKRGENQGDTAIQIDDALIENRRTIRQIMYNKLQEQPQLIVSLKVDQESEMEIINEVQQELREANALRINYSSNREGPPPS; this is encoded by the coding sequence ATGGCGTCGCAGAAGTTTCAACGGGGAAGTTCAAGCACGGAGCCGGAGTTTACGACCGCTTCGCTCCCGGACATCGTCTTCATGCTGCTGATCTTCTTTATGGTGGCGACGGTGCTTCGAGAGACGGACATCAAGGTCCGTACACAACTTCCGCAGGCGGAAGCCTTGACGAAGATCGACCAGAAGCGGCTCATCTCGAAGGTGCACATTGGCCCGCTCAAGCGGGGCGAAAATCAGGGCGACACCGCGATCCAGATCGACGATGCCCTTATTGAGAACCGCCGCACCATCCGACAGATTATGTACAACAAGCTGCAGGAGCAGCCGCAGCTGATTGTGTCGCTCAAGGTCGACCAGGAGTCCGAGATGGAGATTATCAATGAGGTGCAGCAGGAACTCCGCGAGGCGAATGCCCTCCGTATCAATTACTCGTCCAATCGCGAGGGGCCTCCTCCGTCCTGA
- a CDS encoding isocitrate/isopropylmalate dehydrogenase family protein encodes MAHQLTLLPGDGIGPEVTEATLQVIEAAGVDIDWDRHRVIGANAVERGRPALPPDIVDSIQEHGAALKGPVTTPVGQGFTSVNVQLRQRLDLYSNVRPATSLEGLDTPFDDVDLIIFRENTEGLYSGIEYYDERLDIADSIARVTKRGAERIIRFCFEYAQAHGREHVTLAHKANILKKTSGLFLDIGRDIAAEYPDIEFQDSIIDNLCMQLVTNPENYDCIVSTNLFGDILSDLTAGLVGGLGVTPGANIGDDLAVFEAVHGSAPDIAGQNVANPTAMTRTAAMMLQHIGEDEAATAIEQSLFAMYRDGDTLTQDVGGDASTSEFADVLSDRVASKVEA; translated from the coding sequence ATGGCCCATCAACTCACCCTGCTCCCCGGCGACGGCATCGGCCCCGAAGTTACCGAGGCGACCCTCCAAGTCATTGAGGCCGCCGGTGTCGACATCGACTGGGACCGGCACCGCGTCATTGGAGCGAATGCGGTCGAGCGGGGACGCCCCGCACTGCCGCCCGACATCGTCGACTCCATTCAAGAGCACGGTGCCGCCCTCAAAGGCCCCGTGACGACGCCGGTGGGACAGGGGTTTACGAGCGTGAACGTCCAGCTCCGCCAGCGCCTGGATCTGTATTCGAACGTCCGGCCCGCCACGAGCCTGGAGGGCCTGGACACGCCCTTCGACGATGTTGACCTGATTATCTTCCGCGAAAACACGGAGGGCCTCTACTCCGGTATTGAGTACTACGACGAGCGGCTCGACATTGCGGACTCGATTGCCCGGGTGACCAAGCGCGGGGCCGAACGCATCATCCGGTTCTGCTTCGAGTACGCCCAGGCCCACGGCCGCGAGCACGTGACGCTCGCCCACAAGGCCAATATCCTTAAGAAAACCTCGGGCCTCTTCCTGGACATCGGCCGGGACATAGCGGCGGAGTACCCGGACATTGAGTTCCAGGACAGCATCATCGACAACCTGTGCATGCAGCTCGTCACCAACCCGGAGAACTACGACTGCATCGTGTCGACGAATCTCTTCGGCGACATTCTAAGTGACCTGACGGCCGGACTCGTCGGGGGGCTGGGCGTGACGCCCGGGGCAAATATTGGGGACGACCTGGCGGTCTTCGAGGCGGTCCACGGGAGCGCGCCGGACATTGCGGGCCAGAACGTGGCAAACCCCACGGCGATGACCCGGACGGCCGCGATGATGCTCCAGCACATTGGAGAGGACGAAGCGGCCACGGCGATCGAACAGTCCCTCTTTGCCATGTACCGGGATGGCGATACGCTGACGCAGGATGTGGGTGGGGACGCCTCGACATCCGAGTTTGCGGATGTCCTCTCGGACCGAGTGGCGAGTAAAGTTGAAGCGTAA